The following coding sequences are from one Ursus arctos isolate Adak ecotype North America unplaced genomic scaffold, UrsArc2.0 scaffold_23, whole genome shotgun sequence window:
- the LOC113249178 gene encoding olfactory receptor 6C75, whose amino-acid sequence MRNHTAVTEFILLGLTDDPQWQVVLSIFLLVTYMLSVTGNLIIITLTLSDPHLQTPMYFFLRNFSFLEISFTSVCIPRFLVTIMTKDRTITYNGCVTQLFFFIFLGVTEFYLLAAMSYDRYVAICKPLHYMTIMSNRTCILLVFSSWLAGFLVIFPPVILLLQLDFCASNIIDHFICDSSPILQLSCTNTRFLELMAFFLAVVTLMVTLTLVILSYRYIIQAILRIPSMSQRKKAFSTCSSHMIVVSLSYGSCIFMYIKPSARERVTLNKGVAVLNTSVAPLLNPFIYTLRNQQVKQAFKNMVRRMAFSSNK is encoded by the coding sequence atgagaaatcaCACAGCAGTAACAGAGTTTATTCTTCTCGGGTTGACAGATGACCCACAGTGGCAGGTTGTACTTTCCATATTTCTTCTTGTTACCTACATGCTCAGTGTGACGGGGAACCTGATCATTATCACCCTCACCCTTTCGGATCCCCACTTGCAGACTCCAATGTATTTCTTCCTTCGAAACTTCTCATTCCTAGAAATATCATTCACATCTGTCTGCATTCCCAGATTCCTTGTCACTATCATGACGAAGGACAGAACCATTACCTACAATGGTTGTGTGACTCagctatttttcttcatcttcttggGGGTGACAGAATTTTACCTTCTGGCCgccatgtcctatgaccgctacgtggccatctgcaaacctcTCCATTACATGACCATCATGAGCAACAGAACCTGCATCCTTCTTGTCTTTAGCTCATGGCTCGCAGGATTCCTGGTCATCTTTCCACCAGTAATCCTGCTGCTTCAGTTGGATTTCTGTGCCTCCAATATAATTGATCATTTTATCTGTGACTCTTCTCCTATTCTACAGCTTTCTTGCACAAACACTCGCTTTCTAGAACTCATGGCATTTTTTTTAGCAGTGGTAACACTGATGGTCACCTTAACACTAGTTATCCTCTCTTATAGATACATCATCCAGGCAATTCTGAGAATTCCTTCCATGAGTCAAAGGAAAAAAGCCTTTTCCACTTGTTCCTCCCACATGATAGTGGTCTCCCTCTCTTATGGCAGCTGCATCTTCATGTACATTAAGCCTTCTGCAAGGGAAAGAGTGACTTTAAACAAAGGAGTAGCTGTGCTCAATACCTCAGTCGCTCCTCTCTTGAATCCTTTCATATATACACTAAGAAACCAGCAGGTGAAGCAAGCCTTCAAA